One window from the genome of Gimesia aquarii encodes:
- a CDS encoding serine/threonine protein kinase has translation MSNKSSESNEPQSNDFTVTQIMEETEYAKEDRDIAFAVEVLSTATINERQLASALSTWTLHGSTLLSDHLLKAGLVSQETQIELEQRSEFRLKELWNEACENNQNTLGATAFTKAALERLDESGRVAKILGISAAISGVQNDELREHLSRYQLIHKIGQGGLGTVWLARDRELQRYVALKEIRTRKTTSKAAIDRFRREAEITGRLEHPAIVPIYQLGEDAGSGRIFYVMRFLGKQTLEDAIIEYHERREAGDDNPMLLRNLLAAFVTICQAIGHAHSRKVIHRDLKPENVAIDSFGQVIVIDWGLAKILDDAMLNDSFTEGEFADAVDGQRTLAGQVLGSPLYMAPEQAAGRLDEVNESTDIFGLGAILFAIITGRAPHEQSRESSGSTTTRQLITAIASGPTPRASTSNEDVDPILEAICAKAMAKRSYARYSSTTALAEDVQRWMAGEPVSAYKERFSQRVGRWIQHHQRLSQLIVAGIIIALVAGTTLMIAARESNIAAQQARFEEMRSDEREVEVQLISAAKELSVDVRFMSTLPPIQGIIEARAGAKESEGEEVWHGRLETIFEGLMRANTNYLTVAYIAIDSDKAQEIVRVERHATDQSYIRRVPQSRLATLEMIPVFKSVLEMDPGDVRLSLDDQLSKNPRKNDHHRIVGVIPVFDEQSGDLFGLVAIESNLVSQIQSILNGLDNRLGEIYITDAEGHVLITSNPEFGVEVVTHDMQITETIPQTNGFFSKDSKKRYLSDGSSFIAHRVQLDPSNPTCNLGIVQRLSPKE, from the coding sequence GTGTCGAATAAATCATCCGAATCAAACGAGCCTCAATCAAATGATTTTACTGTGACACAAATCATGGAAGAAACAGAGTACGCAAAAGAAGATCGTGACATCGCTTTTGCTGTTGAAGTTTTGAGTACAGCAACAATTAATGAACGGCAATTGGCCTCAGCGCTGTCAACGTGGACTTTACACGGTAGTACCCTTCTGTCTGATCACTTACTAAAAGCAGGCTTAGTCTCTCAGGAAACACAAATTGAACTTGAGCAACGCTCTGAGTTCCGCCTGAAAGAGCTTTGGAATGAAGCGTGTGAAAACAACCAAAACACACTTGGAGCCACGGCCTTCACAAAAGCGGCACTGGAACGCTTAGACGAATCGGGTCGTGTCGCAAAAATTCTAGGAATCAGTGCTGCTATTTCGGGAGTTCAAAATGATGAACTCCGGGAGCACTTATCACGCTACCAACTCATTCACAAAATTGGGCAAGGTGGACTGGGAACTGTCTGGCTGGCTCGTGACAGAGAATTACAACGCTACGTTGCCCTCAAAGAAATCAGAACCAGAAAAACAACAAGTAAAGCGGCCATTGATCGATTTCGCCGCGAAGCTGAGATTACTGGTCGACTGGAACATCCTGCTATCGTCCCCATTTATCAACTCGGTGAAGATGCCGGTAGTGGTCGTATCTTTTACGTGATGCGGTTTCTTGGTAAGCAAACATTAGAAGATGCAATTATCGAGTATCATGAACGACGCGAAGCCGGTGATGATAACCCCATGCTGCTTCGAAATCTGCTGGCAGCATTTGTAACAATCTGCCAGGCAATTGGACACGCACACTCACGTAAGGTGATCCACCGTGACCTGAAACCGGAAAATGTAGCAATAGACAGTTTTGGTCAGGTAATCGTCATTGACTGGGGCTTGGCTAAAATACTTGATGATGCGATGCTCAATGATAGTTTTACTGAGGGAGAATTCGCAGATGCGGTTGATGGTCAACGTACACTGGCCGGACAAGTGTTAGGTTCACCACTTTATATGGCGCCAGAGCAGGCAGCCGGTCGGCTGGACGAAGTCAATGAGTCAACTGATATTTTTGGTCTGGGCGCGATTCTATTTGCTATTATCACGGGACGTGCCCCACACGAACAAAGCCGTGAATCATCAGGAAGTACAACAACACGCCAATTGATTACCGCAATTGCCAGTGGCCCTACACCGCGTGCAAGTACTTCAAACGAAGATGTTGATCCTATATTAGAAGCCATTTGCGCTAAGGCGATGGCCAAACGAAGCTACGCACGTTACTCTTCCACAACGGCATTGGCTGAGGATGTCCAACGTTGGATGGCCGGGGAACCTGTTTCCGCCTACAAAGAACGTTTCTCACAACGTGTAGGACGCTGGATACAACACCATCAACGACTCTCACAACTCATCGTAGCAGGAATCATTATCGCACTGGTAGCCGGTACAACTCTTATGATTGCCGCGAGAGAAAGTAATATTGCTGCACAACAAGCGCGATTTGAGGAAATGCGTTCTGACGAACGTGAAGTGGAAGTTCAACTGATCTCCGCTGCCAAAGAACTCAGCGTAGATGTAAGATTCATGTCAACGCTACCACCAATTCAAGGAATCATCGAAGCGCGTGCCGGCGCAAAAGAATCGGAAGGAGAAGAGGTGTGGCATGGCCGTCTGGAAACGATTTTCGAAGGTCTTATGCGCGCCAATACAAACTATCTGACAGTGGCTTACATTGCCATTGATTCTGATAAGGCACAAGAAATCGTGCGCGTTGAACGCCACGCGACTGATCAGAGTTATATTCGCCGTGTACCACAAAGCCGTTTGGCAACTCTGGAAATGATACCAGTATTCAAATCAGTCTTGGAAATGGATCCAGGAGATGTGAGGCTCTCCCTCGACGATCAACTTTCAAAAAATCCCCGAAAAAACGATCATCACAGAATTGTGGGAGTGATCCCTGTCTTTGACGAGCAATCAGGAGACCTCTTTGGATTAGTCGCAATTGAATCCAATCTCGTTAGCCAGATTCAAAGCATCTTGAATGGGTTAGACAATCGACTGGGCGAAATCTATATTACTGATGCAGAAGGCCACGTCCTGATTACTTCGAACCCCGAATTCGGTGTCGAAGTGGTAACCCATGATATGCAGATTACAGAAACCATTCCCCAAACGAATGGGTTCTTTTCGAAAGATTCAAAAAAACGATATTTGAGCGACGGATCTTCTTTCATAGCTCATCGCGTGCAACTTGATCCAAGCAATCCTACCTGTAATCTCGGTATCGTACAAAGACTCTCGCCTAAAGAATAG
- a CDS encoding TetR/AcrR family transcriptional regulator, producing the protein MDKPTEEPLSPSEVSTRERLLQAGLEEFAAKGYDGATVRDICHRAQANLNSIKYHFGDKWELYIAVLEVCKERVGPPSLPNIPVDAKAEKQLHTFIHSLVKVILAKRRQSGDPRAMQILFREMQQPTGAMKAGIKMFVIPIWKLLNTILAKLLPEDTPEFDRHLLAFSVMGQITSYRFNTMVMDIVITKSESDRITAKRLADHITRVTVAAAHSFHVQPKTNEQ; encoded by the coding sequence ATGGATAAGCCAACAGAAGAACCACTGAGCCCGAGTGAAGTCTCCACCCGTGAGAGACTACTCCAAGCTGGCCTAGAAGAATTCGCCGCCAAGGGATATGACGGTGCAACGGTTCGTGATATATGCCATCGAGCACAAGCCAATTTAAATTCGATCAAATACCACTTTGGAGACAAGTGGGAATTATACATTGCTGTCCTAGAGGTATGCAAAGAGCGAGTAGGCCCCCCTTCTCTACCGAACATACCAGTAGATGCAAAAGCAGAAAAGCAGTTACACACATTCATCCACTCACTGGTCAAAGTCATTTTGGCAAAGCGCCGCCAATCAGGCGACCCACGCGCCATGCAGATATTATTCCGAGAGATGCAGCAGCCCACTGGAGCCATGAAGGCTGGAATCAAAATGTTCGTAATTCCAATCTGGAAGCTGCTCAACACAATCCTTGCAAAATTGCTACCGGAAGACACTCCAGAATTCGACCGGCACCTCTTAGCATTTTCAGTAATGGGGCAAATTACCAGCTATCGCTTCAACACTATGGTCATGGACATTGTGATCACAAAATCAGAATCCGACCGAATAACAGCAAAACGCCTTGCAGACCATATTACAAGAGTCACTGTCGCCGCAGCTCACTCCTTCCACGTCCAACCCAAAACCAACGAGCAGTAG
- a CDS encoding DUF2141 domain-containing protein, translating to MCLKLTLVTIATTICLAEQLQAQQAPKGSLKVTVSGIPLNSKTATIILFDNEQKMTLAMKSKMIQKNRKQWKHYHSIYEASAKTGSASAIIKGLPPGEYSIMTFCDQNGNNRMDTNFIGFPTEPIGMSGSAMSSKPTFPPKQKPSWKTTKFRIEPRENQLNLKVFKPGS from the coding sequence ATGTGTTTAAAACTTACTCTAGTAACGATTGCCACCACAATCTGCCTAGCAGAGCAACTGCAAGCACAACAAGCACCCAAAGGATCACTGAAAGTCACTGTCTCTGGAATTCCCTTGAACTCAAAGACTGCGACTATTATCCTGTTCGATAATGAACAGAAAATGACACTTGCCATGAAGTCTAAGATGATTCAGAAGAACCGGAAACAATGGAAACATTACCACAGCATCTACGAAGCTTCTGCCAAAACAGGGTCAGCCTCTGCAATTATTAAAGGACTTCCTCCCGGTGAATACTCTATCATGACTTTCTGCGACCAGAATGGCAACAATCGGATGGACACAAACTTCATCGGCTTTCCTACAGAGCCTATTGGAATGTCTGGATCAGCAATGTCGAGCAAGCCTACCTTTCCACCAAAGCAGAAGCCAAGTTGGAAAACCACTAAGTTCCGGATCGAACCAAGAGAAAACCAACTGAACCTCAAAGTTTTCAAGCCTGGTTCATAG
- a CDS encoding efflux RND transporter periplasmic adaptor subunit produces the protein MSAIANEKTGRQTTSLPSLQTRQGRNHPPHTQQLSAGKPVYKQLYRGILSILLLGGGMAGYGLLSRSTTHPQKKSPEPFIPRIDIATVKPFEKYISIVSDGEVVPLREVKVGAEVQGRITFKSPNSRIGCYIKKGDVLVQIDPRDFEFEVKRLQSELTEAQANLDEVKTDRVNTTDQIEIAKQELAIRNRELKRYEKIATRGAFSQADLDATRLNELNARNNLQKLEGQIRISHAKIKGRESFLKRIQTQLSQARLDLERTKIIAPISGLITQVNVEQGSFIQKGAEVITIQDTTTFEVDLSLPITKMQWIWESSGSEIQANFKQYELPELPAIIRFNSNEIDYKWQGILHRYASSGVDETTRTVPLRIRVLRPMRSTLTSTQPELMDGMFVNVEIQAKINRELLQVPASAIQPGDSIWSVSDGQIRHNEIDVLSLNSETAVINVGKSSLQVGDLVVISPVVDAREGMRVKVIK, from the coding sequence ATGTCTGCTATCGCAAACGAAAAAACAGGACGTCAAACTACGAGTCTTCCGAGTCTTCAAACTCGCCAGGGAAGAAACCATCCACCACATACCCAACAATTAAGTGCTGGAAAACCAGTCTACAAGCAACTTTACCGCGGGATACTATCGATTCTCTTGTTAGGTGGAGGTATGGCTGGATATGGATTACTCTCACGATCGACAACTCATCCTCAAAAAAAATCACCTGAACCATTCATTCCACGAATAGATATAGCTACAGTCAAACCGTTTGAAAAATATATTTCGATTGTCTCTGATGGTGAAGTGGTTCCACTCCGTGAAGTCAAAGTTGGTGCGGAAGTACAGGGACGGATTACATTCAAGTCACCAAACTCTCGAATCGGATGTTATATCAAAAAAGGTGATGTCCTGGTACAAATTGACCCCCGTGATTTTGAATTCGAAGTGAAACGCTTGCAATCGGAACTCACCGAGGCACAAGCCAATCTAGACGAAGTGAAAACGGATCGTGTCAACACAACTGATCAGATCGAGATTGCTAAACAAGAACTAGCAATTCGAAATCGTGAATTAAAACGATACGAAAAGATCGCCACTCGAGGGGCATTCTCACAGGCTGATCTCGACGCAACACGTCTTAATGAGTTGAATGCCCGCAATAATCTACAGAAACTAGAAGGCCAAATTCGAATCTCACATGCAAAGATTAAGGGACGCGAAAGCTTTCTAAAGCGAATACAAACACAGCTTTCACAGGCCAGGTTAGATCTTGAACGCACTAAAATCATTGCTCCTATCAGCGGCTTGATTACCCAGGTTAATGTCGAACAAGGAAGCTTTATTCAAAAGGGTGCTGAGGTTATTACAATTCAAGATACTACTACATTCGAAGTAGATCTGAGTCTGCCAATCACAAAAATGCAATGGATCTGGGAATCCTCGGGATCAGAAATTCAAGCCAATTTTAAACAGTACGAACTGCCCGAATTGCCTGCAATCATTCGTTTCAACTCAAACGAAATCGACTACAAATGGCAGGGAATTCTACATCGCTATGCTTCATCTGGCGTTGATGAAACCACGCGGACTGTGCCGCTTCGAATACGTGTGCTGCGACCAATGCGCTCAACTCTTACATCAACTCAACCGGAACTCATGGATGGAATGTTTGTTAACGTAGAAATACAAGCCAAAATAAACCGTGAATTGCTTCAGGTCCCGGCCAGCGCCATTCAACCGGGAGACTCAATTTGGTCTGTTTCTGATGGACAAATACGTCACAATGAAATTGATGTTTTGTCCCTGAATAGCGAAACTGCCGTTATCAATGTGGGAAAATCTTCTCTGCAAGTCGGTGATCTGGTTGTAATCTCCCCCGTGGTTGACGCACGAGAAGGTATGCGGGTGAAGGTGATCAAATAG
- a CDS encoding efflux RND transporter permease subunit, with amino-acid sequence MRGLIRKAIENAPAMNLIMITVLLVGSFSLISIQREAFPTFNMDIVQVRVPYPGATPDEVEEGVCQKVEEVVRGVNGIKKISSIAAEGMATISIELKSSVDSPDRVVNEIRSEVDQITSFPEFAEEPDIRQMTMRETSIKVGVIGPNTLSDATNWQLREMAEEVRSELLMLPGVSEVEIIGAPAYQIDVEFPEQALRAYNLSLKDAANIIRRENHQMPAGSIRSNSQELLVRGENRRTDGEGISALPLITKYDGTVLTVGDLGNVEDGFEDTAFVSRINGQPGLGLAVQRTSDEDILEMVASVYEYIATKKLPAGYSLSSWSDRSIEVRGRLNLLLKNGVQGLCLVFLALALFLNMRLAFWVAMGIPFSVLAAGTYLLFTDQTLNMISMFAFVMALGIVVDDAIVVGENVFAHREMGKSLERAAIDGTLEVMPPVITSVVTTIIAFMPLLYVTGMMGKFIAVMPVGVIAMLIASLLESGTILPSHLSHKDNLVFRILGVIFYAVRWILIPFNRLRSLASKSLKIFVESIYAPTLHLALHHRSVVISGAVAMLMIAVGFIRSGYVPFIVLPKLDSNIIVANVVFPDGTPERITNHWTSNLEQAFQRVSANLNQVNMATVVHRVVGQEMKMGGFRQTGSGNRGSHIGGVEIELVDVVERSITSDQIVNLWREEVGQINGAERVQFGSAAGGPAGVAIELKLLANKNSASDLETVAEDIKSKLASYPGVVDIRDDTNAGKFEFRTRVKDDAIALGVQPADIAETLRATYHGEEVMRLQRGRHEVRLMVRYPRDERRDLSHFDEIRLRTGDGKERPLSEVAEVTVERGYSTINRRNQLRAITVSADVDETLANSNQITKELQQEFLPELLRKYPEVQVLWEGQAEQTNESFNSLGVGFGVALLVMFVLLSFQFNSYFQPLLILAIIPFGTIGAIAGHFIMGLPLTMFSVFGMVALTGIVVNDSIVLVDFINTRVRNQGMPIEQAIVEAGKRRFRPVILTSLTTVLGLLPILSESSVQAQLLIPMATSLSFGLIFATFLVLYLIPVFNSSYATLTGAIDTHSNPVYQQN; translated from the coding sequence ATGAGAGGACTCATCAGAAAAGCCATTGAAAATGCGCCCGCTATGAATCTCATCATGATTACCGTTTTATTGGTAGGTAGTTTCAGCCTAATCAGCATTCAACGCGAAGCATTTCCTACATTCAATATGGATATAGTCCAAGTAAGAGTCCCTTATCCGGGAGCCACACCCGATGAGGTAGAAGAAGGTGTATGCCAAAAAGTTGAAGAAGTAGTACGGGGAGTCAATGGCATCAAAAAGATCAGCTCTATTGCTGCCGAGGGAATGGCAACCATTTCTATCGAACTAAAATCAAGTGTCGATAGCCCAGACAGAGTTGTTAATGAAATACGATCTGAAGTCGATCAAATCACCAGTTTTCCTGAATTTGCGGAAGAACCCGATATTCGCCAAATGACAATGCGAGAAACCAGCATCAAAGTTGGTGTTATTGGTCCTAACACGCTCAGTGATGCAACGAACTGGCAATTAAGAGAGATGGCAGAAGAGGTTCGTAGCGAACTCTTAATGTTGCCGGGAGTCTCGGAAGTCGAAATTATCGGTGCACCAGCTTACCAGATCGATGTCGAATTTCCCGAACAGGCGCTGCGCGCTTACAATCTGTCACTGAAAGATGCTGCCAACATCATTCGCCGTGAGAACCATCAGATGCCAGCAGGTTCAATTCGAAGTAACTCACAGGAATTACTGGTGCGTGGAGAGAATCGTCGAACCGATGGGGAAGGCATCTCTGCCCTGCCACTCATTACGAAGTATGATGGAACGGTACTTACAGTTGGTGATCTCGGTAATGTAGAAGATGGTTTTGAAGATACTGCCTTTGTCAGTCGCATTAATGGCCAACCTGGTCTGGGTCTAGCAGTTCAAAGAACGTCTGACGAAGATATCCTCGAAATGGTAGCCAGTGTTTATGAATACATTGCAACAAAAAAATTACCCGCCGGATATTCATTGTCCAGCTGGAGCGATCGATCTATAGAAGTACGTGGCCGACTGAATCTACTACTAAAAAATGGAGTTCAGGGTCTTTGCCTTGTATTTCTTGCTCTGGCATTATTTCTTAACATGCGGCTTGCTTTTTGGGTTGCGATGGGAATTCCATTTTCAGTCCTCGCAGCCGGAACATATTTGCTGTTTACTGATCAGACACTGAATATGATCTCAATGTTTGCATTCGTAATGGCCCTCGGAATTGTTGTGGATGATGCCATTGTAGTAGGTGAGAATGTATTTGCTCATCGAGAGATGGGAAAGTCTCTTGAACGTGCTGCCATTGACGGGACTCTTGAAGTGATGCCCCCCGTCATTACTTCAGTGGTAACAACCATCATTGCTTTCATGCCATTGTTGTACGTGACAGGTATGATGGGGAAATTTATAGCTGTTATGCCCGTAGGCGTAATTGCTATGCTAATTGCTTCACTTTTAGAAAGTGGAACTATTCTACCAAGTCATCTTTCTCACAAAGATAACCTGGTATTTCGAATTTTGGGAGTGATATTTTACGCTGTTCGCTGGATCTTGATTCCTTTCAACCGGCTACGTAGTCTCGCATCAAAGAGCCTGAAAATATTTGTTGAATCGATCTATGCTCCAACATTGCATCTGGCATTACACCACCGTTCTGTCGTTATTTCAGGTGCCGTCGCGATGCTGATGATCGCTGTGGGATTCATCCGATCGGGGTATGTGCCGTTTATTGTCTTGCCAAAACTGGACTCCAATATCATCGTAGCCAATGTTGTCTTCCCAGATGGTACACCCGAAAGAATCACAAATCACTGGACAAGCAACTTGGAACAAGCCTTCCAGAGGGTCAGTGCAAATCTCAATCAAGTGAATATGGCTACTGTAGTTCATCGTGTTGTTGGGCAGGAAATGAAAATGGGCGGGTTTCGACAAACAGGCTCTGGAAACCGCGGGAGTCACATCGGCGGAGTTGAGATTGAGCTCGTCGACGTTGTAGAGCGTTCTATTACCAGTGATCAGATTGTGAATCTGTGGCGAGAAGAGGTCGGACAGATTAATGGGGCGGAACGAGTTCAGTTTGGCTCAGCAGCCGGAGGGCCAGCAGGCGTTGCGATCGAACTCAAACTTCTCGCGAACAAAAATAGTGCATCGGATCTGGAGACCGTTGCGGAGGATATCAAATCCAAACTCGCTTCTTATCCAGGTGTCGTTGACATCAGAGATGACACCAATGCCGGCAAATTTGAATTTCGAACGCGAGTCAAAGATGACGCCATAGCTTTGGGTGTGCAACCCGCCGATATTGCGGAAACCTTGCGAGCTACATACCACGGCGAAGAGGTGATGCGTTTGCAACGAGGGCGACATGAGGTTCGTCTTATGGTTCGCTATCCCCGCGATGAGCGACGTGACCTAAGCCATTTTGATGAAATCCGTCTGCGAACCGGAGATGGAAAGGAGCGTCCCCTGTCCGAAGTAGCAGAAGTGACTGTTGAACGAGGCTACTCGACTATCAACCGTCGGAATCAACTCCGCGCGATCACGGTCTCTGCCGACGTTGACGAAACTCTGGCGAACTCAAATCAAATCACAAAAGAACTACAACAAGAATTTCTCCCAGAACTTCTCAGAAAATACCCAGAGGTACAAGTCCTTTGGGAAGGTCAGGCAGAACAGACAAATGAATCATTCAACTCGCTTGGTGTAGGATTTGGAGTCGCGCTCCTGGTAATGTTTGTTCTACTTTCGTTTCAGTTTAACTCCTACTTTCAGCCGTTATTAATTCTGGCCATCATTCCTTTTGGTACTATTGGTGCCATCGCCGGACATTTTATCATGGGGCTTCCACTTACAATGTTTAGTGTTTTTGGAATGGTTGCTCTTACAGGAATCGTCGTCAATGACTCGATAGTACTAGTCGATTTTATCAACACACGGGTTCGAAATCAGGGAATGCCTATTGAACAGGCTATTGTCGAAGCGGGAAAACGTCGCTTTCGCCCAGTGATCCTAACATCTCTTACAACTGTTCTTGGTTTACTTCCGATTTTGAGTGAATCTTCTGTCCAGGCACAGCTCTTGATTCCGATGGCTACCAGCCTCTCCTTTGGTTTGATTTTTGCTACTTTCCTTGTGCTCTACTTAATACCCGTTTTTAATTCCTCATATGCAACATTGACTGGAGCAATCGACACACATTCAAACCCCGTATATCAACAAAACTAA
- a CDS encoding DUF6268 family outer membrane beta-barrel protein, which yields MIKTFQLHPGYVRGVLLFYLGIVAGCSGLPRSAPEVTTTEEAPSVKMKSQMGMGMGGNPGSPFGIGVSGGYSTGSDLSVGQIRVNGRGIVPINPPKRMMMLQPSFSTTTFDVDALFDTPSEVYNIGVNMMWMERINERTMLSFGANPSITGDADSLGDNVRVFAMGMLNWQWIPNKLKLTAGAAYTGRDDIPVLPMAGLQWNPNEDWNISVILPKPKIAYRIHNIGESSTWIYFSGGLGGGTWDVLRINGTTDEFSYTEFQAVMGIEHSTELAGRLFAELGTGFSRKLEYRETAEEQSFGNSLLLRGGWNY from the coding sequence ATGATCAAAACATTCCAACTTCATCCTGGTTATGTCAGGGGTGTGCTCTTGTTCTATCTCGGAATAGTTGCAGGCTGCTCAGGACTTCCAAGATCCGCTCCGGAAGTCACAACCACTGAAGAAGCTCCTTCAGTAAAAATGAAGAGTCAAATGGGTATGGGAATGGGAGGCAACCCCGGATCTCCCTTTGGAATCGGAGTGAGTGGAGGCTATTCCACTGGTAGCGACCTTTCTGTAGGACAAATTCGGGTCAATGGGCGGGGGATCGTTCCCATTAACCCTCCGAAACGCATGATGATGCTCCAACCGTCCTTCTCAACGACAACATTCGATGTCGACGCTCTATTCGATACACCGTCAGAAGTTTACAACATCGGCGTAAATATGATGTGGATGGAGCGGATTAACGAGCGGACGATGCTTTCATTTGGAGCGAATCCGTCAATCACTGGTGATGCAGATTCTTTGGGTGATAATGTGCGAGTGTTTGCAATGGGTATGTTGAACTGGCAGTGGATTCCGAATAAATTGAAACTAACGGCAGGTGCCGCTTATACAGGCCGCGACGATATTCCTGTGTTACCAATGGCTGGTCTACAGTGGAATCCTAACGAGGATTGGAATATTTCGGTAATTCTCCCAAAGCCCAAAATCGCCTACCGGATTCACAACATTGGTGAATCGTCCACCTGGATCTACTTCTCTGGAGGGCTGGGTGGCGGTACCTGGGATGTACTCCGCATAAATGGTACGACTGATGAATTTTCTTACACAGAATTTCAGGCAGTGATGGGGATTGAGCACTCTACGGAGTTGGCAGGCCGTCTTTTCGCCGAATTAGGTACCGGGTTCAGCCGTAAACTCGAATACAGAGAAACCGCAGAAGAACAATCATTCGGCAATAGTCTTTTACTACGTGGGGGATGGAATTATTGA
- a CDS encoding creatininase family protein — MQILTDQNTAFELDEFKPNLAFLPIGATEQHSRHLPLATDTILADILSTEILTKVDCPRHVFLLPTLPISSSEENTGFKGTISFTPLTMRSIIRDIWSSLEAEGIQHLIVCPWHGGNFILKPIIRELNCEKQKCHLFYLNPWELVPQEIYDMFARGFEVHCGDVETSLMLALQAEHVRDERIDNPTPHFKAPLQDMWSMHTLSEGEGHTGHPTQATAEKGELFKNAVIKSSAAYLQELLELSKIYKQY, encoded by the coding sequence ATGCAAATATTAACAGATCAAAATACAGCATTTGAGTTGGACGAATTCAAACCTAATCTGGCATTTCTACCCATCGGAGCGACCGAACAGCATTCAAGACATCTGCCGCTAGCCACCGATACGATTTTGGCAGACATACTTTCAACCGAAATCCTTACAAAGGTTGACTGTCCCAGGCATGTCTTTCTTTTGCCTACTCTGCCGATCTCTTCCTCTGAAGAGAATACAGGCTTCAAAGGGACGATTAGTTTTACTCCACTCACGATGCGATCCATCATCCGGGATATTTGGAGTTCTCTGGAAGCAGAGGGAATTCAACATTTAATCGTGTGCCCCTGGCATGGTGGTAACTTTATTCTGAAGCCGATCATTCGAGAACTAAATTGTGAAAAACAGAAATGTCACTTGTTCTATCTCAATCCCTGGGAGCTCGTTCCACAAGAGATTTATGACATGTTTGCACGTGGTTTCGAAGTCCATTGCGGCGATGTTGAAACATCGCTCATGCTTGCTTTGCAAGCAGAACATGTGCGAGATGAGCGGATTGATAATCCGACTCCTCACTTCAAAGCTCCTTTGCAGGATATGTGGTCTATGCATACACTCTCAGAGGGTGAAGGGCATACGGGGCATCCTACTCAGGCAACAGCCGAGAAGGGTGAGCTGTTTAAGAACGCGGTCATTAAATCTTCCGCTGCCTATCTGCAAGAGTTGCTGGAATTGTCAAAAATCTATAAACAATATTAA